Proteins from a genomic interval of Polyodon spathula isolate WHYD16114869_AA chromosome 1, ASM1765450v1, whole genome shotgun sequence:
- the c1h4orf33 gene encoding UPF0462 protein C4orf33 homolog → MDFVITHTWDSLAVNHDPVTLKLAAGDGGLVMEVQASFFNDPPAPAGAPGEPFPGLWDYEVVEAFFLNSTTEQYLEVEVCPHGQHLLLLLSGKGNAWKQGLNLAYEASIYGDKWKGKALLPWSYFPPDVDKMNSYAIHGSGNGRTYEALYPIPRDEIEEGQGPDFHRLEYFQDFSLKDIMGPNWTQPESELWKEC, encoded by the exons ATGGATTTTGTCATTACACACACATGGGATAGCCTGGCAGTAAACCATGACCCTGTGACCCTGAAGCTGGCAGCGGGAGATGGAGGGTTGGTAATGGAAGTGCAAGCttcattttttaatgatcctCCAGCACCAGCAGGTGCCCCAGGAGAGCCTTTTCCTGGCCTGTGGGATTATGAAG TTGTTGAAGCCTTCTTTTTAAATAGCACCACAGAACAATACTTGGAGGTCGAAGTCTGTCC TCATGGGCAGCATTTATTGTTATTACTCTCTGGAAAAGGGAATGCATGGAAA CAAGGGCTAAACTTAGCATATGAGGCTTCCATTTATGGAGACAAATGGAAAGGGAAAGCACTCCTTCCCTGGAGCTATTTTCCACCCGACGTGGATAAAATGAATTCATATGCAATTCATGGATCTGGCAATGGAAGGACTTATGAAGCCCTGTACCCAATACCGAGAGATGAGATAGAAGAGGGGCAAGGTCCAGACTT CCATCGCCTGGAATACTTCCAAGATTTCAGTCTCAAAGACATTATGGGACCGAACTGGACGCAGCCCGAATCAGAACTCTGGAAGGAATGCTAA
- the sclt1 gene encoding sodium channel and clathrin linker 1: protein MAASEVEFLRDQVQRLSSALRQYQEGHHSQSASVQGGLLGENESPATWLTDKSLMAPLIAEYDRHVEDMSEQLQYYKTQMGEMKLKLENVIKENERLHAELRESIEKQLQFLPSGSGLESDSLPEGGVIANLQEQIQLSNQEKEQALELWQSVAQELDRLQQLYQKTMAEAQIHVAERQQLKDQLAHVQQLAQQLQLANQKLESTNQQFLKTMTEQSSELEQLRTQQRHAKLDLRTATTKVEEMTKIMENLQEQMQRREEDVLSAQGREEASDRRLQQLQSSIAQLETRLKVAVQEAEQFRKERTAWERQIGELQGKCAGLDEEKYEAVSKVRDSIQLVEETTLQKDQALLREKQKDEEVEKMKEAMARLIQDAAVRTRKEVENVRKQCNVQIYRLAEELSALQLECGNKEGQIERAIREKRAVEEELEKMYREGRGTEADYRKMDELHQRCLNAERAKDDLQITLQAMQNKIRKLEMISEEEMSRCQETIGKLQGTVEVIRGDCDTVSEERLRLLQENDRLRKEMEELRKSSLEVQRKAKQQVLAMEHDHSMKECSLEARVRELEDSSRKSTNELNRLLMAQQKTTKRWKEEARKLTEAFEVQLNNLKSELSRQKQRSQELVVQLQTEHENILEYEKLTAEYQEKASRLQKRLLQAEQRASTASQQLSKITSQRRPPPSIMDLETV from the exons ATGGCAGCTTCAGAAGTAGAATTCCTGAGAGACCAAG TGCAGAGGCTGAGTTCTGCTCTCCGACAGTACCAAGAAGGACATCACTCCCAGTCAGCATCAGTACAG GGAGGACTACTTGGAGAAAATGAATCTCCTGCTACTTGGCTCACAGACAAAAG cctcATGGCACCCCTCATAGCAGAATATGACAGACACGTGGAAGACATGAGTGAGCAGCTGCAGTACTACAAG ACACAAATGGGTGAGATGAAGCtgaaactggaaaatgtaataaaagaaaatgaaag GCTTCATGCAGAATTGAGGGAATCGatagaaaaacaattacagttcCTACCTTCTGGATCTGGCCTTGAAAGCGATTCTCTTCCTGAAGGTGGAGTCATTGCAAATCTCCAAGAACAAATACAACTGTCTAATCAG gAAAAGGAACAGGCACTGGAGTTGTGGCAGTCTGTTGCACAAGAACTCGATCGACTGCAGCAGCTGTACCAGAAGACAATGGCAGAAGCACAGATCCATGTGGCTGAGAGGCAACAATTGAAG gatCAACTGGCACATGTTCAACAGCTTGCTCAGCAGCTCCAATTAGCCAATCAAAAGCTGGAGTCG ACCAACCAGCAGTTTCTGAAAACCATGACAGAGCAGAGTTCGGAGCTGGAGCAACTTCGCACCCAGCAGAG acatgcaaAATTAGACTTGAGAACAGCTACAACAAAAGTGGAAGAAATGACAAAGATAATGGAGAATCTTCAGGAACAGATGCAAAGAAGG GAGGAAGATGTGTTGTCAGCCCAGGGGAGAGAGGAGGCTTCAGACAGACGGTTGCAGCAACTGCAATCTTCTATCGCCCAGTTAGAAACCAG ATTGAAAGTGGCTGTCCAGGAGGCTGAACAGTTTAGAAAAGAGAGGACTGCTTGGGAGAGACAAATCGGAGAGCTACAGGGAAAGTGTGCCGGGCTGGATGAAGAGAAGTATGAAGCAGTTTCAAAGGTTCGAGACAGCATTCAGCTGGTGGAGGAAACAACTCTGCAGAAAGATCAG GCCCTTCTGAGAGAAAAACAGAAAGATGAAGAGGTGGAGAAAATGAAAGAAGCAATGGCTCGGTTAATTCAGGACGCGGCAGTTCGAACCAGAAAAGAG GTTGAAAATGTAAGAAAGCAATGTAATGTGCAAATCTACAGATTGGCAGAAGAACTTTCTGCTTTGCAACTG GAATGTGGCAACAAGGAAGGACAGATTGAAAGAGCAATTCGGGAGAAACGAGCTGTGGAAGAGGAACTTGAAAAG ATGTATCGCGAGGGCCGAGGCACTGAGGCAGATTACAGAAAGATGGATGAGCTCCACCAGAGATGTCTCAATGCTGAACGTGCCAAAGATGATCTGCAAATAACTCTGCAGGCAATGCAGAACAAAATCAGAAAATTAGAGATGAT CTCTGAGGAGGAGATGTCTCGCTGTCAGGAGACCATTGGGAAGTTGCAGGGCACTGTGGAGGTGATCCGAGGGGACTGTGACACTGTCAGCGAGGAGAGGTTGAGGCTTCTGCAGGAGAACGATCGGCTTCGCAAGGAAATGGAGGAGTTGAGAAAGTCCAGCCTTGAGGTGCAGAGGAAGGCAAAGCAACAG gtcTTGGCAATGGAGCATGATCATTCAATGAAGGAGTGCAGTCTGGAAGCACGCGTGAGGGAGCTAGAGGACAGCAGCCGCAAATCGACAAACGAACTGAACCGCTTGCTGATGGCTCAGCAGAAAACCACCAAGCGCTGGAAGGAGGAGGCCCGGAAGTTGACAGAAGCCTTTGAGGTGCAATTAAACAACCTGAA GAGTGAATTGAGTCGGCAAAAGCAACGCTCCCAGGAACTGGTTGTGCAGCTCCAAACAGAACATGAAAATATTTTGGAG tatgaaaAACTAACAGCTGAATATCAGGAGAAAGCCAGCAGACTACAAAAGCGCCTCTTGCAAGCAGAACAGAGAGCATCCACAGCTTCCCAACAG